In Marinobacter sp. es.048, the following proteins share a genomic window:
- the flgH gene encoding flagellar basal body L-ring protein FlgH: MKLMTSNRRTRSASTLATVLVLIVLQGCTAMSRPRAIPDDPEFAPVRPQAMMQRDGASGSIYQVSRNYNFYGDTVALNVGDVLTVNLEESTRASKNAETSITKDNDISLPEPTVLGKSNFGVATSLNQERDFEGSAEADQSNSLAGSITVTVTEVLPNGVLKIRGEKWLSLTNGDEYIRLTGLVRPQDIQPDNTVASNRIANARFAYGGTGDFDQANQMGWLARFFNSEWWPL, encoded by the coding sequence ATGAAACTGATGACATCAAACCGGAGAACCCGAAGTGCCAGCACATTGGCGACTGTGTTGGTTCTCATTGTGTTACAGGGGTGCACGGCCATGAGTCGCCCCCGGGCAATTCCGGATGACCCCGAGTTTGCGCCGGTTCGCCCTCAGGCCATGATGCAGCGGGACGGAGCCTCGGGTTCCATTTATCAGGTCTCCCGGAACTACAACTTCTACGGCGATACCGTGGCGTTGAACGTGGGTGATGTACTAACCGTGAATCTCGAAGAGTCCACGCGGGCCAGCAAGAATGCGGAAACCAGTATTACTAAAGACAACGACATTTCGTTGCCGGAACCGACTGTTCTGGGCAAGAGCAACTTTGGCGTTGCCACGTCCCTGAACCAGGAGCGGGATTTCGAAGGCTCAGCGGAAGCGGATCAGAGCAACAGTCTTGCCGGCAGTATCACTGTGACAGTTACCGAAGTTTTGCCGAATGGTGTTCTAAAGATTCGTGGAGAAAAGTGGCTGTCGCTCACTAATGGAGATGAGTACATCCGCCTGACCGGGCTGGTCCGCCCACAGGACATTCAGCCGGATAACACCGTGGCATCCAATCGCATTGCCAATGCTCGTTTTGCCTATGGTGGCACGGGCGACTTTGACCAGGCGAACCAGATGGGCTGGCTTGCGCGCTTCTTCAACAGTGAGTGGTGGCCTCTATGA
- a CDS encoding flagellar basal body P-ring protein FlgI codes for MNMRRLLAWFLALAVMAAPVMADRLKDLSRIKGVRNNQLVGYGLVVGLDGTGDKAPFTNQTFRNMMNQFGVTLPEGVNPNLANVAAVTVSATLPPFAKAGQEIDITVSSIGNADSLRGGTLLMAPLKGADGQVYAMAQGSLVVGGFGAQGQDGSRITVNVPSVGRIPNGATIEREVASPFSQGDTITFHLLRPDFTTARRVVEAINDRLGPDMAYAHDATSVSVRAPRDPSQRVSFLSILENIEVDPAQDAAKVVINSRTGTIVVGQNVQVSAAAVTHGNLTVTIQENPNVEQPNPFAGGDTAIEQDSQIAITEEPARMFKFGPAVTLNEIVQAVNQVGAAPGDVMAVLEALKQAGALRAELIVI; via the coding sequence ATGAACATGCGCCGTCTTCTTGCCTGGTTCCTGGCGCTGGCCGTTATGGCTGCTCCGGTAATGGCGGACCGCCTTAAGGACCTTTCCCGGATTAAAGGTGTGCGTAACAACCAGTTAGTGGGGTATGGCCTGGTGGTTGGTCTTGACGGAACCGGTGACAAGGCGCCGTTTACCAACCAGACCTTCCGCAACATGATGAACCAGTTTGGCGTGACCCTTCCGGAAGGCGTCAACCCGAACTTGGCCAACGTGGCGGCGGTTACGGTCAGTGCGACATTGCCGCCCTTTGCCAAAGCAGGGCAGGAAATCGACATCACTGTGTCGTCCATCGGCAACGCCGACAGCCTGCGCGGAGGCACCTTGCTGATGGCGCCGCTGAAAGGTGCTGATGGACAGGTTTACGCCATGGCCCAGGGCAGTCTGGTGGTAGGTGGTTTTGGTGCCCAGGGACAGGACGGCTCCCGAATCACCGTGAACGTTCCCAGTGTTGGCCGGATTCCCAACGGCGCCACTATCGAACGGGAGGTGGCTTCGCCGTTCAGTCAAGGCGACACCATTACCTTCCATTTGCTGCGCCCGGACTTCACAACGGCTCGCCGTGTAGTCGAGGCTATTAATGATCGTCTCGGACCGGATATGGCCTATGCCCACGATGCCACCTCGGTATCCGTGCGCGCGCCGCGGGATCCGTCCCAGCGGGTCAGCTTTCTGTCGATTCTCGAAAATATTGAGGTTGATCCGGCTCAGGATGCCGCGAAAGTGGTCATCAACAGCCGTACCGGCACCATCGTGGTTGGCCAGAATGTTCAGGTCAGTGCCGCTGCCGTCACACACGGCAATCTGACGGTGACCATCCAGGAAAATCCCAATGTTGAGCAGCCGAATCCCTTTGCCGGTGGAGACACCGCCATTGAGCAGGATTCCCAGATTGCCATTACTGAAGAGCCGGCGCGGATGTTCAAGTTCGGCCCCGCCGTCACCCTGAACGAGATCGTTCAGGCCGTGAACCAGGTGGGTGCGGCGCCTGGTGATGTCATGGCGGTACTTGAAGCCTTGAAACAGGCCGGTGCACTGCGCGCCGAGCTGATTGTTATCTAG
- the flgK gene encoding flagellar hook-associated protein FlgK, with the protein MAGLIGIGLTGILSHQAALNTTGNNITNANTPGYSRQEVLFETQEGQRTGAGTIGSGVNVADIRRLANEYLVQQVREDSTLYGEQQALNSELARLDNLLGGESTGLSNALNNFFASLQNAAEDPASLPQRQLVLSEAQQVVNRFQALNQEFIQQRESIKTQMQQGVKDANTLLKSIAELNLAISESPGIAQGQMPNELLDKRDEKLRQLSELISIKVTPTDGSQVNVSLSNGLSLVVGSNASTLGTRENAEDPTRLEFTLSNGGRTLNIDEQITGGKLGGLLRFDTEGLKPAFDELGRIAIALSDTMNHQHEIGMDLEGELGGLFFTNINSLEAQRSRVVPNGNNAPSTTGQLAVEITDSSRLPAGRWTLQFSGDGRSYELIDQATGKTVNQGRLPDPVQSEISMPGFNIRVEGGTFNAGDKFLIQPSRNAAESIGLVVNREEDLAFASPVRATTGDDNIGTGKIDQGTMLNVRNPFTNSLLPAFQSSGQLANGPITVEFDDPGTGLVFTVTDGSGNPIGPANRPYTPGVANELFSDNPADGAEYQGFQFKITGQPADGDTFEINYNSNGVSDNRNAELLAALGTANTLNGGSQNFSEGYAGLVEDIGVKTRQSQLDVDAGKTLLEQSTNQRESVSGVNLDEEAGRLIQYQAAYNASAQVMSVAQDLFNTLLQSFR; encoded by the coding sequence ATGGCAGGGCTCATAGGTATTGGTCTGACCGGCATCCTCAGTCACCAGGCCGCGCTGAACACAACTGGCAACAATATAACCAACGCCAACACGCCGGGTTACAGTCGCCAGGAAGTGCTGTTTGAAACCCAGGAAGGCCAGCGCACCGGTGCCGGCACCATCGGCAGCGGCGTGAATGTTGCGGACATTCGTCGCCTGGCCAATGAATACCTGGTTCAACAGGTGCGGGAAGACAGCACACTGTATGGTGAACAGCAAGCTCTCAATTCGGAGCTTGCCAGGCTTGATAACCTGCTCGGGGGGGAATCTACCGGCCTCAGCAATGCACTGAACAACTTTTTTGCAAGCCTTCAGAATGCCGCCGAAGATCCGGCTTCCCTTCCGCAGCGCCAGTTGGTCCTGAGTGAGGCGCAACAGGTTGTAAACCGTTTCCAGGCGCTGAACCAGGAATTTATCCAGCAGCGGGAATCTATCAAGACCCAGATGCAGCAGGGTGTGAAAGATGCGAATACCTTGTTGAAGAGCATTGCGGAGCTGAACCTGGCGATTTCTGAATCACCGGGCATCGCCCAGGGGCAGATGCCAAACGAACTGCTGGATAAGCGGGATGAGAAACTGCGTCAGCTTTCCGAACTGATCAGCATCAAGGTGACACCGACCGATGGCAGCCAGGTCAATGTGTCTCTGTCGAACGGTCTTTCCCTGGTGGTTGGCAGCAATGCGTCGACCCTTGGAACCCGCGAAAACGCCGAGGATCCGACTCGTCTGGAATTCACTCTGAGCAACGGTGGGCGCACTCTCAATATCGATGAGCAAATCACCGGTGGCAAGCTGGGCGGTCTTTTGCGCTTCGATACAGAAGGTCTTAAGCCGGCCTTTGATGAGCTGGGCCGGATTGCTATTGCTCTGTCGGATACCATGAACCATCAGCATGAAATCGGCATGGACCTGGAGGGCGAGCTTGGTGGCCTGTTCTTCACCAATATTAATTCGCTGGAGGCGCAACGCAGCCGGGTGGTTCCCAATGGCAACAACGCCCCGTCTACGACAGGGCAGTTGGCCGTCGAAATCACCGACAGCTCAAGGCTTCCTGCAGGACGCTGGACTCTGCAGTTCAGTGGTGACGGGCGGAGCTACGAGTTGATTGACCAGGCCACGGGTAAAACCGTGAACCAGGGACGCCTCCCGGACCCGGTACAGTCGGAAATCAGCATGCCGGGCTTCAACATCAGGGTTGAAGGCGGCACGTTCAACGCTGGAGACAAATTCCTCATTCAGCCGAGCCGAAATGCCGCTGAAAGCATCGGCCTGGTGGTTAACCGGGAGGAAGATCTGGCCTTCGCCAGCCCGGTCCGAGCGACGACCGGAGATGACAATATCGGAACCGGCAAGATTGATCAGGGCACCATGCTGAACGTGAGAAATCCGTTCACCAATTCCCTGTTGCCCGCTTTTCAGTCGTCCGGTCAGTTGGCGAACGGGCCGATTACCGTGGAATTTGATGATCCGGGTACCGGCCTGGTGTTTACCGTTACGGACGGCAGTGGCAACCCGATAGGTCCGGCCAATCGGCCTTACACTCCGGGCGTTGCCAATGAATTGTTTAGCGACAATCCGGCCGATGGTGCCGAGTATCAGGGCTTTCAGTTCAAGATAACCGGTCAGCCGGCTGACGGTGACACCTTCGAGATCAACTACAACTCCAACGGCGTTTCGGACAACCGGAATGCCGAACTGCTGGCGGCCCTCGGCACTGCCAATACCCTGAACGGCGGCAGTCAGAATTTTTCCGAGGGTTACGCGGGGCTTGTTGAAGATATCGGTGTGAAAACCCGCCAGAGCCAACTGGATGTGGATGCCGGCAAAACCCTGCTTGAGCAGTCTACCAATCAGCGGGAATCGGTATCCGGCGTCAACCTGGATGAAGAAGCCGGCCGCCTGATCCAGTATCAGGCTGCATACAATGCCTCAGCCCAGGTAATGTCGGTGGCTCAGGACCTGTTCAATACCTTGTTGCAGAGTTTCCGGTAA
- the flgL gene encoding flagellar hook-associated protein FlgL — protein MIRISSQQIFSGGINRLQELNTSLNSTQQQISTGQRVNKPSDDPVAAARILKLDQELSRVETYQRNVDLADNRLKQEENALASSIDVIQRIRELTVQAGNGSLSANDRRSISSELEERLGQLANIANTRDASGEYIFSGFQGSVKAFEQDPSGSWIYQGDEGQRVLEIDDGVTVPISDNGKDIFVRVPAAVTGENTAVTSGSAISGVSLVNEADLQAAFPGTFPDDINIQVDDNGVITASNSLGPLSVTPGLYENGEPFEVAGVEATITGPLPTAPDVDSYTLKINEKQSVFGTIENLISGLNNIDKTSPGGQAQYDDLIANSLINLDNAQESIILKQTELGGRMNAVESTKTFLEDSSVYTNEIRSQLQDVDYAEAISNLSFQSFVLQAAQQSFAQVSQLSLFDRL, from the coding sequence ATGATCAGAATTTCATCACAGCAGATTTTCTCAGGCGGTATCAACCGGCTCCAGGAGCTGAATACCAGCCTGAATAGCACCCAGCAACAGATCTCGACTGGCCAGAGGGTAAACAAACCTTCCGACGATCCGGTCGCTGCGGCGCGAATTCTGAAGCTGGACCAGGAGCTTTCTCGGGTTGAAACCTACCAGCGTAATGTCGACCTGGCGGACAACCGCTTGAAACAGGAAGAGAATGCTCTTGCAAGTTCGATCGATGTGATTCAGCGGATACGGGAACTGACGGTTCAGGCGGGCAATGGATCCTTGTCAGCCAACGACCGGCGCTCGATTTCTTCGGAGCTGGAGGAGCGCCTGGGGCAGCTGGCCAATATTGCCAATACCCGTGATGCCTCCGGCGAATATATCTTTAGCGGATTCCAGGGCTCGGTAAAGGCCTTTGAGCAGGATCCCTCAGGTAGTTGGATATACCAGGGCGACGAGGGGCAGCGAGTCCTCGAGATTGATGATGGCGTCACCGTTCCAATCAGCGATAACGGCAAGGATATCTTTGTACGTGTCCCTGCGGCGGTGACTGGGGAGAATACCGCAGTCACGTCAGGCTCCGCGATCAGCGGGGTTTCACTTGTAAATGAGGCGGATCTTCAAGCGGCTTTCCCGGGCACGTTCCCGGACGACATCAATATTCAAGTGGATGACAATGGAGTCATCACCGCATCCAACAGCCTCGGGCCGTTGTCGGTTACGCCGGGGCTCTATGAGAATGGTGAGCCGTTTGAAGTCGCAGGTGTCGAAGCTACGATTACCGGGCCATTGCCAACAGCCCCTGATGTTGATAGCTACACTTTGAAGATCAACGAAAAGCAGTCGGTGTTCGGTACTATAGAAAACCTGATTTCCGGTTTGAACAATATCGACAAGACAAGTCCGGGCGGACAGGCCCAGTACGATGACCTGATTGCCAATTCCCTGATCAACCTGGACAACGCCCAGGAGAGCATCATCCTCAAGCAGACCGAGCTGGGTGGTCGGATGAACGCGGTGGAATCGACCAAAACCTTCCTTGAGGATTCTTCGGTTTATACCAATGAAATCCGCTCTCAGTTGCAGGATGTGGACTACGCAGAAGCGATCAGCAACCTGAGTTTCCAGAGCTTCGTGCTACAGGCGGCCCAGCAGTCGTTTGCGCAGGTTTCGCAACTGTCCTTGTTCGACAGATTGTAA
- the flgJ gene encoding flagellar assembly peptidoglycan hydrolase FlgJ, producing MQDYKVQQAQVYTDFNGLNALKAQARTDKESALREVARQFESLFLSEMLKSMRKAGDVFAEGNYLKSNQSELYRDMFDSQMSLTMAGGKGSGLAEALVRQLSQQIPGMDNEGGRLAGHKASLADYDRSLPALTAELPERLQKVASVAEKTASPVAATPADLPHQFESPEHFVTELLPVAERIARDSGIDPKLMVAQAALETGWGRHMIRGEQGEPSFNLFGIKADSRWQGNAVSITTTEYREGLPMKEQANFRAYRDYESSFRDYVSFLESNPRYRDVLSVADQPEVFAEKLQEAGYATDPNYGNKIRQIMNRDSLMTLTMGSDGMKE from the coding sequence ATGCAGGACTACAAGGTTCAACAGGCCCAGGTTTACACCGACTTCAACGGTCTCAATGCGTTGAAGGCCCAGGCTCGCACTGACAAAGAGTCCGCTCTGCGAGAGGTAGCGCGGCAGTTCGAGAGCCTGTTCCTGTCTGAAATGCTGAAGTCCATGCGCAAGGCCGGTGATGTCTTCGCCGAGGGCAACTACCTGAAGAGCAATCAGTCCGAGCTGTACCGGGATATGTTCGACAGCCAGATGAGTCTGACCATGGCTGGGGGCAAGGGCAGTGGTCTTGCCGAGGCGCTGGTACGTCAACTGAGCCAGCAGATTCCGGGCATGGATAACGAGGGTGGCAGGCTTGCCGGCCACAAGGCGAGTCTTGCGGATTATGACCGAAGCTTACCCGCTCTGACTGCCGAACTGCCTGAGCGGTTGCAAAAGGTGGCTTCCGTGGCTGAGAAAACGGCATCGCCAGTGGCCGCGACACCGGCGGACTTGCCACATCAATTTGAATCGCCGGAGCACTTCGTGACGGAGCTGTTGCCGGTGGCCGAGCGGATTGCCCGCGACTCGGGCATTGATCCGAAACTCATGGTGGCTCAGGCGGCACTGGAAACAGGCTGGGGTCGGCACATGATTCGAGGGGAGCAGGGCGAGCCCAGTTTTAACCTCTTCGGTATCAAGGCGGACAGCCGCTGGCAGGGTAATGCGGTCTCCATTACCACCACGGAATACCGGGAAGGGCTGCCCATGAAAGAGCAGGCCAATTTCCGGGCCTACAGGGATTACGAATCCAGCTTCCGGGATTATGTCTCTTTCCTGGAATCCAATCCTCGATACCGGGACGTCCTGTCGGTAGCAGACCAGCCTGAGGTTTTCGCAGAGAAGCTGCAGGAAGCCGGCTATGCAACCGACCCCAACTACGGCAACAAGATCCGCCAGATCATGAACCGTGACTCACTGATGACGCTGACCATGGGCAGTGACGGGATGAAGGAGTAA
- a CDS encoding flagellar basal body rod protein FlgF: MDKALYIGMSGAKQNMLAQQAHANNLANVSTTGFKKDFAQARSMPVYGEHHPTRAYAMTERPGTDLSAGALMETGRKLDVAVEGEGWLAIQNDQGEEVFTRSGSLQVDVNGLVRLANGELVLGNGGPVALPPFDNVEIGADGTVSIVPVGGPPDQLVEVDRLKLVNPPPEALEKGLDGHMRRKPDQALDGPEPPDANQRVASGFLESSNVNAVEEMISNLQLSRQYEMQVKVMTTANENSEATARLLQNL; encoded by the coding sequence ATGGACAAAGCCCTCTACATCGGTATGTCTGGTGCCAAGCAGAATATGCTGGCCCAGCAGGCCCATGCCAATAACCTGGCGAATGTCAGCACCACCGGCTTCAAGAAAGACTTCGCCCAGGCCCGCAGTATGCCTGTCTACGGGGAACACCACCCGACTCGTGCCTATGCCATGACCGAACGGCCTGGCACCGATCTGTCCGCCGGTGCGCTGATGGAGACCGGTCGCAAACTCGATGTGGCTGTGGAAGGCGAGGGATGGCTTGCCATTCAGAACGATCAGGGCGAGGAAGTCTTCACCCGCAGCGGAAGCCTCCAGGTGGATGTAAACGGGCTGGTGCGATTGGCCAATGGCGAACTGGTACTCGGCAACGGTGGGCCGGTTGCGCTTCCCCCTTTCGATAACGTAGAGATTGGCGCCGATGGCACCGTCTCGATTGTTCCTGTCGGTGGACCGCCGGACCAGCTGGTTGAAGTGGATCGCCTGAAACTGGTCAATCCGCCACCGGAGGCCCTGGAGAAAGGCCTTGACGGACATATGCGCCGAAAGCCGGATCAGGCTCTGGATGGGCCCGAGCCACCGGATGCAAACCAGCGGGTTGCCTCAGGGTTTCTGGAGAGCTCCAACGTGAATGCGGTGGAAGAGATGATTTCGAACCTTCAGCTGTCCCGGCAATACGAGATGCAGGTGAAGGTAATGACTACCGCGAATGAGAATTCCGAAGCAACGGCACGGCTGTTGCAGAACCTTTAA
- the queA gene encoding tRNA preQ1(34) S-adenosylmethionine ribosyltransferase-isomerase QueA, with amino-acid sequence MNVSDFHFDLPDELIARYPLKDRSASRLLCLDGLSGKLDHHIFSELPGLLQPGDLLVFNNTRVIPARLFGKKETGGQVEVLVERVTGEHEIVAHVRASKALKEGQKVILEDGTSLRMSGRHEALFHLTCESDEPVLEVLERIGHMPLPPYVDRPDESSDRERYQTVYAQEAGAVAAPTAGLHFDERLLEKLTACGIESTFVTLHVGAGTFQPVRVDNIEDHTMHSEVVNVPQDTVDAIEQTRARGGRVVAVGTTSVRSLESASRGGCLRAFTGETDIFIYPGYRFQTVDALITNFHLPESTLIMLVSAFAGYDNVMAAYREAVKERYRFFSYGDAMFITGQEPSRGMLLGEAVESNEAGNDNAGEAL; translated from the coding sequence ATGAATGTCTCCGATTTTCATTTTGACCTGCCGGACGAATTGATCGCCCGCTATCCGCTCAAGGATCGCAGCGCGTCCAGGCTGCTTTGTCTTGACGGTCTCTCTGGCAAGCTCGACCACCATATATTCAGCGAACTTCCTGGCCTCCTTCAGCCCGGCGACCTGCTGGTGTTTAACAACACCCGGGTGATTCCTGCGCGCCTTTTCGGCAAAAAAGAGACCGGTGGTCAGGTGGAAGTGCTGGTAGAGCGGGTGACCGGGGAACACGAAATCGTCGCCCATGTCCGTGCTTCGAAAGCATTGAAGGAGGGGCAGAAGGTTATCCTCGAGGATGGCACCTCTTTGAGAATGTCGGGCCGGCACGAAGCACTGTTTCATCTGACCTGTGAATCTGACGAGCCAGTACTCGAAGTGCTTGAGCGGATTGGTCACATGCCACTGCCGCCTTATGTTGACCGGCCGGACGAATCCAGCGACCGGGAACGTTACCAGACTGTTTACGCCCAGGAAGCCGGGGCCGTCGCAGCCCCAACCGCGGGTCTGCATTTCGATGAGCGTCTGCTCGAGAAGCTGACCGCCTGTGGTATTGAAAGTACCTTTGTGACGCTGCATGTAGGTGCCGGTACCTTCCAGCCGGTCCGGGTCGATAATATTGAAGATCACACCATGCATAGTGAGGTGGTGAACGTTCCCCAGGACACAGTTGATGCAATTGAGCAAACCCGTGCCAGGGGAGGGCGTGTGGTTGCCGTGGGCACCACCTCGGTTCGCTCCCTTGAGTCTGCAAGCCGTGGCGGTTGCCTTAGGGCGTTTACGGGTGAAACCGACATCTTCATTTACCCGGGTTATCGGTTCCAGACTGTGGATGCTCTGATAACCAACTTCCATCTGCCAGAATCTACTCTGATCATGCTGGTCAGTGCGTTCGCCGGCTATGACAATGTGATGGCGGCCTACCGTGAAGCGGTGAAGGAACGCTACCGTTTTTTCAGTTACGGTGACGCCATGTTTATTACTGGGCAGGAACCCAGCCGGGGCATGTTGCTGGGGGAAGCCGTGGAATCCAATGAAGCCGGTAACGATAATGCCGGGGAGGCCTTGTGA
- the flgG gene encoding flagellar basal-body rod protein FlgG produces MHPALWVSKTGLSAQDTNMSTISNNLANVNTTGFKRDRAVFQDLLYQINRQPGGLTTQNSELPSGLQLGTGVRVVGTAKQFSQGNLQITEQPLDMAINGRGFLQVQLPDGQIAYTRDGQFQLNADGDVVNPDGYPLEPAINVPENATNITIGKDGTVTAVTDDQAAPVNLGQITLVDFINPQGLQAIGNNLFKATNASGDPAEGEPGLAGLGSIEQGSVEASNVEVVEELVNMITTQRAYEMNSKVVSTTDQMLQFITQNIG; encoded by the coding sequence ATGCATCCAGCACTTTGGGTCAGCAAGACCGGGTTGAGCGCTCAGGACACCAACATGTCCACCATTTCCAACAACCTGGCGAACGTCAACACCACCGGCTTCAAGCGGGACAGGGCCGTGTTTCAGGATTTGCTATACCAGATCAACCGGCAGCCCGGCGGTCTGACAACCCAGAACTCGGAACTGCCCTCCGGCCTGCAGCTGGGTACCGGTGTACGGGTTGTGGGTACGGCCAAGCAATTCTCCCAGGGCAACCTGCAGATAACCGAGCAGCCCCTGGATATGGCCATCAATGGCCGTGGCTTCCTGCAAGTGCAGTTGCCAGACGGGCAGATTGCCTATACCCGGGACGGCCAGTTCCAGCTCAACGCTGACGGTGATGTGGTGAACCCGGATGGCTACCCTTTGGAGCCCGCCATCAATGTGCCGGAGAACGCCACCAATATCACGATTGGTAAAGACGGCACCGTGACGGCAGTAACGGACGATCAGGCGGCACCGGTAAACCTGGGCCAGATTACGCTGGTGGATTTCATCAACCCCCAGGGTCTACAGGCTATCGGTAACAACCTGTTCAAGGCGACCAACGCCAGTGGTGATCCTGCGGAAGGTGAGCCCGGGCTGGCCGGACTCGGCAGTATTGAGCAGGGCTCCGTAGAGGCGTCCAACGTTGAGGTGGTGGAAGAGCTGGTGAACATGATTACCACCCAGCGGGCCTACGAGATGAACTCGAAAGTGGTCTCCACAACCGACCAGATGCTCCAGTTCATCACTCAAAACATTGGCTAA